A single Bos mutus isolate GX-2022 chromosome 25, NWIPB_WYAK_1.1, whole genome shotgun sequence DNA region contains:
- the LOC102278582 gene encoding beta-glucuronidase has protein sequence MDCLPHSARFPHPALVCEGVPELAKPPTPPLVSLYLQWVNGVHVIEHEGGHLPFEADRRPLSSCCITIAINNTLSPHTLPPGTILYKTDPSMYPKGYFVQNTKFDFFNYAGLHRAVLLYTTPTTYIDDITVTTDVDQDIGLVNYQIIVQGSDHFQVDVSLLDEEGKVVAKGAGAEGQLQVPSAHLWWPYLMHEHPAYLYSLEVKLMAQTAVGPVSDFYTLPVGIRTVAVTESQFLINGKPFYFRGVNKHEDADIRGKGFDWPLLVKDFNLLRWLGANAFRTSHYPYAEEVLQLCDRYGIMVIDESPGVGIVLAESFSNVSLQHHLEVMEEMIRRDKNHPAVVMWSLANEPASFLKPAGYYFKTLIAHTKALDPSRPVTFVTNTNYEADLGAPYVDIICVNSYYSWYHDYGHMEVIQLQLATQFENLYKAYQKPMIQSEYGADAIEGFHEDPPLMFSEEYQKGLLQQYHVILDQKRKEYVVGELIWNFADFMTNQ, from the exons atggactg CCTTCCCCACTCTGCCCGCTTCCCTCATCCTGCACTTGTGTGTGAGGGTGTGCCGGAATTGGCCAAGCCCCCAACCCCTCCACTTGTCTCCCTGTATCTGCAGTGGGTGAATGGGGTCCATGTGATCGAGCACGAGGGGGGCCATCTCCCCTTTGAGGCTGACAGGAGGCCCCTGTCTTCCTGCTGCATAACCATCGCCATCAATAACACGCTGTCCCCCCACACCCTGCCGCCTGGGACCATCCTCTACAAGACGGACCCCTCCAT GTACCCCAAGGGTTACTTTGTCCAGAACACAAAGTTTGACTTCTTCAACTACGCGGGACTGCATCGGGCCGTGCTCCTCTACACCACGCCTACCACCTACATCGATGACATTACTGTCACCACTGACGTGGACCAAGACATTG GGCTGGTGAATTACCAGATCATCGTCCAGGGCAGTGACCACTTCCAAGTGGACGTGTCTCTTCTGGATGAGGAAGGCAAAGTCGTGGCCAAGGGGGCAGGGGCCGAGGGCCAGCTGCAGGTGCCCAGTGCCCACCTCTGGTGGCCGTACCTGATGCACGAGCACCCTGCCTACCTGTACTCGTTGGAG GTGAAGCTGATGGCTCAGACGGCCGTGGGGCCCGTGTCTGACTTCTACACCCTCCCGGTGGGGATCCGCACCGTGGCCGTCACCGAGAGCCAGTTCCTCATCAATGGGAAACCGTTCTATTTCCGAGGGGTCAACAAGCATGAGGATGCAGAC ATCCGAGGGAAGGGCTTTGACTGGCCGCTGCTGGTGAAGGACTTCAACCTGCTTCGCTGGCTGGGCGCCAACGCCTTCCGCACCAGCCACTACCCCTACGCAGAGGAGGTGCTGCAGCTCTGTGACCGCTACGGGATCATGGTCATCGACGAGAGCCCTGGTGTGGGCATCGTGCTGGC CGAGAGCTTCAGCAACGTGTCTCTGCAACACCACCTGGAGGTGATGGAGGAAATGATCCGCAGGGACAAGAATCACCCGGCCGTTGTAATGTGGTCCTTAGCCAATGAGCCCGCTTCCTTCCTGAAACCGGCTGGTTACTACTTCAA GACGCTGATTGCCCACACTAAAGCCCTGGACCCCTCCCGGCCCGTGACCTTTGTGACCAACACCAACTATGAAGCAGACCTGGGG GCGCCGTACGTGGACATCATCTGTGTGAACAGTTACTACTCCTGGTACCACGACTATGGGCACATGGAGGTGATTCAGCTGCAGTTGGCAACCCAGTTCGAGAACTTGTATAAGGCCTACCAGAAGCCGATGATTCAGAGCGAGTACGGAGCAGATGCCATTGAAGGGTTTCACGAG GATCCACCACTGATGTTCAGTGAAGAGTACCAGAAAGGCCTGCTCCAGCAGTATCATGTGATTCTGGACCAAAAACGCAAAGAATATGTGGTTGGCGAGCTCATCTGGAATTTTGCCGATTTCATGACTAACCAGT
- the LOC138985623 gene encoding uncharacterized protein, producing MCLRETLELQVTGDQGRRIHPVWRATASAIPSRTNGQESRCIRVIERQPFILGAHPGSFRTRWELTIPASLTLNCILKNWDRFDPQGLKKTHLVFLCDTAWPRYPLEDGERWPVGGSLKYNTVLQLDRFCKEQGKWVEVAYVLPFFSLRNMPDLCPKGIDLGVKPSAPSFTSPVSVRPQTTLVSVETQTIEVRDEMEDRRQREEEKQVSPVYPWDHMRRAAKETEEQPHKLLPLYETPTGRNNQSVRINKPFSYQEIQRIKEDLGDYLEDPEKYIRAFKGVTMLYDLTWKDVMYILGQMLTPKSKTRVLGKAVAYGDEWLGNESVGKRENEIVALPTGNQAVPTIEPDLDYNTAKGRWDQSHFVRCILEGLRRVLSL from the exons ggccaagaatcccggtgtattcgcgtgattgaacgacaacctttcatcttgggggctcatccaggatccttcaggacaag atgggagctaacaattccagcctcactcactttgaactgtatcctgaaaaactgggatagatttgatccccagggcttaaagaagacacacctggtcttcctatgtgatactgcatggccacggtatccacTGGAGGATGGTGAACGGTGGCcggttggagggtctcttaagtataatactgttctacaattagaccggttctgtaaggaacaagggaaatgggtagaagtagcatatgtgttgccctttttctctctgcgaaatatgccagacttatgtcctaagggtatagatttgggtgtgaaaccttcagctccctcctttACATctcctgtctcagtacgacctcagactactctggtttcagtagaaactcagaccatcgaagtaagagatgagatggaggacaggagacaaagagaagaggaaaaacaggtttctccagtctatccctgggatcatatgcgcaGAGCAGCcaaagagactgaggaacagccacacaagctgttgcctctttatgaaacacccacagggagaaataatcagtctgtgagaattaataagcctttctcttatcaagaaatacaaagaatcaaggaggatctgggagactatttagaggacccagaaaaatatattagagcttttaaaggtgttactatgctttatgacctcacttggaaggatgtgatgtatatcttgggacaaatgcTGACTCCCAagtcaaagactcgagttttgggaaaagcggttgcttatggggatgaatggcttggtaatgaatcagtagggaagagggagaacgagatagtggccctccccactgggaatcaggcggtcccaactatagaaccagacttggactacaacacagctaaaggaagatgggatcagagtcattttgttagatgtattcttgaaggacttaggcgcgttctaagcctttaa